The sequence AGTTCAGAGAAGCGACCAGGCCGAAGGAGACCGTTCCCTGCCAGAGTCGCATGGCTTCGACGGTACGCACGAGTAGGCCAGGGCGCCGTCCGACGGCATCCGTCCGGGGAGTTGCCCAACCCTGAGCGCCGGCCTACAGCGCGGCGGGCGCCCAGTACGGGGCCGGGACGATAGCTGAGCAACCGGGAGTCAGCACAGCCTCACCCCCACAAGTCAGTGTCTGTGCTGCAGAACCATGTCGGGGCGGCACACCGGGCACGGCACGGTGGCGTCCGGCCGGCGGGCGCCTCTCGCGCCTCCTGGTCGGTGAAGAGGCCGCGCGTCGACTGTGCTCGTGCGGCGAACAGCAGGACTGAGGATGGAGCGAGCGATGCCGAGTACACGGCTGAGAAGGACCTGCCTCCACTCGTCCCCCCGTGCTTAGCTCGCCTCGTCGATGTGGCTTCAGTCAGGTGAACAACCAGACACGGCATTGCCGGCACATGCCCATGCCACCTCACAGGGGGAGAGATATGAAGGCGCACAAAAGCAAGACAGTCAAGGTGGCGCAGACCGCGATGGTGGCGGGGCCGTACTCGCGGGCACCCTGGGTGCGGCTGCTCCTGCTGGCGCAGAACCTCATGCGGCCGGTGCGGCAACCACCAAGTTCTGCAGCATGGGGTTCGCCAAGGCCGGAACCTCGTGTTTCTACTCCAACGGTGACAAGCTGAGCGTCTACGACAACTGGAAGGATGGCTACCGGTCAGTGGCGAAGTGGTTTGTCTACGACCGGGCGCACAACAACAAGTTCGTGCGCAAAGGCCAGTGTGTGAACAAGCGCGGTGGCGACACCAAGCAGTGGTGTAACTACGACCTGCCGGATGGGCAGTACCGCGGCACGAGCCGATACATCATCATCTTCCAGACCTTCGGGACCACCGCTAACGGGCACGTGGTCTGGCAAGACAGCAACTCCGTGATCGGCTATACATCTGGTAGGTAGCCTTCCTTCCTGGCATCGTTCGGTCACACGCTTCGTGGGCAGCGGCAGCGCTTCGAGATCGGCGTCGTGGATGACGGCCGTGCGGCCGTCGGGTGTCTCCCAGCCGCGGGCGGCCTCCTCCGGCCTGACCTCACGGCCGTCCAGTTCGCACACCCGCTGGTGACGGACGCGGCCACCGTCGACGGCATGCACGAGATGAGGGCCGGGCCGCTGCCCTTCTGCATCCGCATGGTGTGAGGCTGGTGGTGGATCGTCGGGCTGAAGCAGCGGGGAGACGTGCAGGACGTCTACGGGCGCGGCCCCGTCACCAGACGGGGCCGCGGCCCGCACGTGTGCGTGTGAGGTGTCAGCAGGTGGCAACCTATGGGCCCACGTGAAACACAGCCTCGCGAACCTCGCCGGCGCTGCACCCGACCGGGTTCGCGGCGAGACCGGAGATCGCCGACCGGATCCGGAAGGTCTGACGTCGAGGTCCCCAGACCTTCTCACCATGCCGCAGCGCCTCATACGGCCCGATCGGACATCCACTGCTCCAACTCCGGGGGAGTCCGGCCGACGAGGGCGGTTCCATCCGTCATCCGCACAGCGCATACCAACGAAGTACTGCGCAAATGACCTGTCAGTCAGCCATACAAACCAGCCAGCCACCTTGAAGCGCCGAAGGCAGTAACTTGCGTATGGTGATTCTCCTGACGGTGGTGGTGCGTGCCCTGAGGGCACGCTGGATGGATGTTCCACGTGCGATGGAGAAGGAACTGCGGCCGGTTCGGTGGCGGCAGTAGTTCAGTTCTGCGTCGTGTCCACTGGGCCGTCGCCGTCTTCTTGCGGGTTTTCGATCTTCTCTTTCCTGCTGGCGCGGGGATCGACCTTCCCGGTGTTCGCATCGACGTAGACGGGCTCGAGCACCGCGCTTTTGTCGTCGGTCTCAAAGCCGGTCAACCATTGAGCCCGCCACCTTCCGGCGCGCTGAACGGCCAGCAGTTCACTGTCGGCGATGCGTACTTTGTGGCCCTTGAGCTGTTGCAGGGCCTTGAGTGCCGTGCGCTGGGCTGTCTTCTTGTCGACGTTCAGCGCCGGCAGGTCATGAGGGTCTTGCTCGGTGCGGACCAGGAGCTGGGAGACTCGGCCGGCGGTGTTGACCTGAACGTCCAGACGCATCGGCATCAAGCGCCGTCACTGTTGTGCCGCCGCCAGCTGACGATCCACCCGAGCTCGGCCCGGTCTCCTACGGGGTATACATGCGGCTCGGAGCCGCGCAACTCGCCTCGGTAGTGCTCCTGGGCGTAGCGGCGTGCGATGGGAAGTGCGTCCTTCTCGCTGCCGGGCTTTCGGGCGACGCCTGGGACGGGGTAGCTGGACGAGGTGGTGTTGCTGGAGCTTTCGAGGCTGACGTTGAGTTGTGAGGCGTCCGGCCAGGTGAGCTCAGCGGAACCCTCGTTGAGGGCGATGAGCAAGATGTCGGGACTGTCGTCGACGCCTGCTTGCAGCTGTACGTTGCTGATCTTGTAACGGTCGCCGAAGGCTTGGCGGATGGCTCGGTGAGCTGCTGCCTTTTCCTTGTCTCCGGTGAATTGGAGGCTGGTGGCATCGACGGCGACGGGGGTGACCCAGGTAGCTGCAGCAATGCCTGCTGCGACAAGGATGGTTGCGGAGGTGAGGGCGGTGGCCCGGACGTGGCGGCGGGGCGAGATGGCAGGTCGTTTGGCCAGCCGTAAGGCAGCCCAGGCGAATGCCGTGCCGACGAGACCGCCCAGGGCGTTCATCTGCAAGTCGCTGCTGTCGCACCCCCGGCTGATGCCGGGGACCAGGGTTTGCAGGAGCTCGGTGCACAGGGAGAGCAGGATGCTTCCCGCGACGACCGGAAAGAGCGTGCGCAGGGCCATCAGTCCGAAGAAGCCGATGGGCGCGAAAAGCAAGAGGTTGAGCAGTCCTTGCTGGGTGGCGAACGGCTCAGCGTAGTTGCGGTTGATCACGCAGACACGGCTGGCTTCGGCTGCTGCCGCCCCGCTCGGCAGGAAGAGGGTGAGAGCGACTTCCGCCGTGACGGCCGCGCCGAGCGCGGCATGGGACCACGGCCGTCTGCCGGCCCGGCGCGCGAGCCAGAAGCACAGGGCGGCGACAAGAAGGACGGCTAATGCCGCTGTGACGATGAAGCCGGTCTGGTTTTTGAATATGGCGGAGAACACGAACGCAGTGTCCCAATCCTGGAGAGCTGACAGAAGGTGGTCCGTGCCCGCCCTGCCCTGCGGCGGCCGGGCACGGACGGACGGTCAGCTGCAGTCGGCCAGGGGCGTCTGGAACGTCTGCTGGCCTTGCACCTGGAGAAGGCCCACGGTGCTCGAGCAGTAGGAAACGTTGTTCCAGCTACCTGTCTTGGTCGTCCCGCTGGACTGACTGAACCAGCCGCTCCAGGAAGTCACTCCCGACCGGTTGAAACCGACACGGGCCGTGATGCTGGAGCTGCCGGTCTTCTTGTACCAGGTGGAGGCTCTGTCGTTGGTGTACTTCTGGTGGTACAGCTCAGCTCACCGCTGCTCAGCGATGAGCAGGTGTAGTTGCGGCTGAGGTGCCCGTCCCCCCGGGCAGTTCACCATGACCGACTCCTTGGCCGTTCCCGTAGCGGCTTCGGCGTGGGCAAGCGGCATGGAGCCGATCGCGGCGACGCGTCATCCCGGGTGACGCGTCGCCGGGAGGAGGCCTCACTGATGAGATCCCGTCGCCGACCGACCGGCCGGCGACGGGACTCACCTGCCTCACTGGTAGCGCTTGACGATCAGCGTGGCTGTCCGAGCCCCGGGCGGGACAGCGATGGCGAGGGCGA is a genomic window of Streptomyces sp. Edi2 containing:
- a CDS encoding VanZ family protein: MFSAIFKNQTGFIVTAALAVLLVAALCFWLARRAGRRPWSHAALGAAVTAEVALTLFLPSGAAAAEASRVCVINRNYAEPFATQQGLLNLLLFAPIGFFGLMALRTLFPVVAGSILLSLCTELLQTLVPGISRGCDSSDLQMNALGGLVGTAFAWAALRLAKRPAISPRRHVRATALTSATILVAAGIAAATWVTPVAVDATSLQFTGDKEKAAAHRAIRQAFGDRYKISNVQLQAGVDDSPDILLIALNEGSAELTWPDASQLNVSLESSSNTTSSSYPVPGVARKPGSEKDALPIARRYAQEHYRGELRGSEPHVYPVGDRAELGWIVSWRRHNSDGA